The Cytophagales bacterium DNA segment CGGATTTAGTACTGTATAGTGCTGGTGATGGACAACTAGTGGAAGGTATCAGATTAACTGCCATAGGAAATATTGGAGTTGGTACATCTAATCCGGAAGCCAAACTTCACATTAAGGGAGATGGTCTTAGTTTAAGACTGACTCCAAATACATATAACTCAACCGGATCGGAAATTGGTGTGGATTTTAGACAATTAACTCACAATGGCGCTTTTAGAGCGGGAGGAGCAATAAAATCAATTTCTACCGGCACTTATACAGGAGGTGTTGGGTCAACATACAAGTCTGATATAGTACTATATAGTGCTGAAGCCGGGCTGTTGGTGGAAGGGTTGAGAGTTAATAGTGCTGGAAATATTGGCATCGGCACTATTTCGCCTACCCAAAAACTAACCGTAAATGGCAAGATAAATGCCGAGGAGATCATCCTAGAAGATGTAGCTGGAGCAGACTTTGTGTTCGAAGAAGACTATGACCTGCGCACCCTGGAAGAGACCGAACAATTCATCAAAGCCAACAAGCACTTGCCAGAAATTCCATCTGCTGCTGAAATGGCCGAAGAGGGCTTAGCCATCAAGGAAATGAACATCCTGCTACTGCAAAAAGTGGAGGAATTGACCTTGCATTTGATTAGAATGGAGAAAGAGGCGGAAGTAATTAGGCAAAGATTGCAGGTGCTGGAAGAAAAACAATAGAGACAAAAAAAATTTTATATGAACAACACAACAAGAACTAAGATTTTTATCTTATTGATGACGCTGGTAGGTTCCGGAGTGATGGCCCAAACTTATACTGCGCCACTGAATGTAACTAGTAATAATGATGCCATTGCAACTTATATGACCACCGATAATACCTGGCTCTTCACGCAGTGGCTAAACAGTTCAGGTCAGCGCAAGGCTTATATGGGATTGAGTTCAAACTTGTCAGAATTCAGGCTAAACCTTGAAAATGGAACTGACGAATTTAATATTAATGGAGCCGATGTTGGAATTGGAACGTACACCCCACAAGCGAAATTAGATGTCAGAGGATCGATCTACTCTACAGGTGATTTTACGTTTGGAACGAATGCCGAATTCTCACTGAGGAGAACAGTGGGTGAAATTGGACAAGGGGCCGATTTAATCATAGAAAATAACCAGGGTTCTACCAATCAGCGGTTCAAAATCATTGATGGCACATCTAGTACTCCCCCAGGTTTTGCTTTCGATGTTAGTTTCGATGCGGGTTCAACCTGGGAACGAGATTTTGTTTACAGAGGTAATAAGCTTGGCATCGGAACAGCCACACCTAATGCGTTACTAGATATTGCTGGTAATACTGCCGTGTATGATGATTTTATTGGATATTCAGGTGTAACCAACGGGACTCAGCCTAACGGTAAAGCGCCAACATTGATCATAAGAGAAAATACTGCTGGGACGAAATCTCCCAATGGAGCAACCTATAAAGGCGGACTAAGCTTTGGTGTAGGTGGTGCAGGGATTTATTCTGTTAATCCCAACCCTCACGGAAGTGCGAATTATGGTGATTTGAGATTTCATACTACCTATTACAATGGCAGTGGCTTTAGTAACGCGGACCGCATGGTCATCACCAGGAGTGGCGTTATAGGAATAGGTACTGTTTCCCCGGTGGGCTTATTGGATATCAGAGGAACTGGCACCATGGATAGTAGGTATAAGCCGTCAAAATCCTATCTCAGAATAGGTGATGGCAATATTTCTTTGCTCATGGACGGAAATGAAATTTATAGTAATCACAAGCTCATATTTGGTTCCTCCTACACCAAAGAAATTAGTTTTCGAAATGTAAGTTCCACGGCGTATGAACAGCTTATGGTCATTAAGCCTAATGGCAAAGTTGGGATCGGTACTAATTCGCCTACACAAGAGCTTTCAGTGGACGGCAAGATCAACGCCGAGGAGATCATCCTTGAAGATGTATCCGGAGCAGATTTTGTATTCGAAGAGGACTATGACCTGAGGTCATTAGAAGAAACAGAACAATTCATCAAAGTGAACAAACACCTTCCTGAGGTTCCGTCTGCTGCTGAAATGGCTGAAGAAGGTCTAGCAATCAAGGATATGAACATCCTGTTGCTGCAAAAAGTAGAGGAATTGACTTTGCATTTGATCCGGATGGAGAAAGAGGCCATTGAGATGAAACAAAACACGGAGAATCTGACGTCCAAGGTACTTCAACAAGAAGAGAAGATTCGGAATTTAGAAGCAGCTCAAAATAATTAATAATAGACACGATGAAAAGAGTAATATGTTATGGCCTAATGGTCATACTCGGTTTTGTGACTCAGGCACAGGACAATAACACCGGAGAGCCTACGTTTTTGCCTCCCAATGCGGCGGCGTTTAGCAAGTATGGAGACATTCCCGTCAGTCATCATACGGGAGTTGCCAATATCAGCATTCCCATCTTCACGATCACGGAAGGTAATTTATCCTTACCCATATCCATGTCATATCACAGTGGTGGCATCCGCGTGGATGAAATGGCGAGTTGGGTAGGTTTGGGTTGGTCTCTGAATGCCGGAGGAGTGATCTCTCGCTCTGTTCAGGGTGGTCTTGATGAAGGGAATTTTAAACCTCATGCGGTATCAACAAGAGCGGGTTGGGGCTGGTACCGTGATAAAGGTGCGCCACCGGAAATTACCAATTACCAAACCGCGTGCCCAGATCAATATTTCGATCCAGTTACTGATTCACTCACTACTCCAAAGATCAATAACCAAAATCCCGTCGCTTCCAGTACCCCGTCTTGCTACGACTATCACTATGATGCAGCCAGAGGGTTAATTGATACCGAACCGGATATTTATTCCTTCAATATTGGTGGGTATTCAGGCAAGTTCTTTTTCGATGAACTACAAAATCCGGTTTTGATGCCCATTCAGGATATTGAAATTGATGTGACTTACCATGCCACCAATAAGAAGTTTGATCGGTGGAAAGTGACTACTCCTGATGGGACCAAATATTACTTTGGCAAGAATCCAAATGGTAACAATGCTATAGAAGATTCTTTTTCTAATGGTCAGGGATCTCCTAGTAATTCGCATGTGTTTTACAGTACATCATCCTGGTATTTGTACCGCATTGAATCTGCCAATAACCGTCATTGGATAGAGCTGGAATATCAGCCTGAAATCTACTCCTTTAACTCACGAGCTTCTCATAGCTGCCAAAAAGATGTAGGCGGAGAAATTGCAGGAACAGATTGTGATCAGGCTTCACTGGTTACCGTACGAAATCTGGTAGAGGGTGTAAGGCTATCTAAAATCACTACCAGTTCAGTAAGGTACGAAGCACGCTTTTTGATTTCGTCAAATTCAGATGATAAGCGTCAGGATTTGTCAACAGAGGCAGGCCCTATTACTTCCTATCCTTTGGATGCCATCGAAATAGATGACAATTATGGCTGGTGTAAGAAGTTCAAGTTTACGACCTCTTATTTCCAAAGCCCGGCAACCCTGCATAGTGGCGTTTCTTATGAGGAATCTGATCGTAAGCGACTGAAATTGAATGCTATTCAGGAAATGGACTGTGCCGGAAATATTACATTACCTGCACATATTTTCGATTACAATGAGTCCCAAACCATGGGGCGAAGATATTCTTTAGGGCGAGATCACTGGGGGTATTATAATGGTGCAGATACACAAGCTGGCCTCATACCAAATGAGACGGTAAATATTACCAATTGGACTTTTATTCCTGAAAATGAAAGCCAATATGTCCCTAGCGGTTCTGTTAGTCCGATATACAGCAGTGGTGGAGCTAACAGGAATCCTAGTGAGATCAAGATGAAAGCCTGGTCACTGGAAAAAATCACCTACCCTACCGGAGGCTATTCTACATTTACCTATGAAGGTAATCGACACAATGGCGCTCTTATAGGTGGTCTACGCATCAAGAAAATTGAGTCTTTTGACGAGAATAATACCCTCGCTACGAGCAAAAGTTTTGAATACTTATCCTCACAGCTGTATACCAAAGCGGATGAATACGGGATCAATCTGGAAATTGATAATCCCTATGTCCATAACTTTCTTATGGGCCGAAGCTTTGGAGCATTATTCAATTCTACACCAAACACAGCATTAAGACACAGTCAGAACTATCACATTGGATATACGACCGTAAAGGTCAATTATCTTGATGGCAGTAGTCAAAAACATGTCTATACCAATAGCCCTGTTTTTTCGATTTATAATTACTATCCAACGAAGCCAACGGAATTGAAGCTGAGTAACGGGTCTTTGATCAGAACTGAGTCCCTCGACGATTTGGGAAATGAGGTAGCTCGATCAGAGATCCAATATGATCCTCAGGGAGGAACATCGGCATTTACCATTAATCGAATCTCTGCGGTGACAGGCATTTTCACCACAACTGGAGGCAACAATGGACCGGTATTTATTCCTGAGACCTGGAATTTCAAAAACGTATACCAAATATCCAGTACCTCCTTACGCCAACAGACGGTGACTGAGACCCGAGATGGCATAAGTCAGACCACTAATTATACGTATGGCACCTTACATCAGCAACCCATTGAAGTAAGTACGACCAACTCTCAGGGTGAGGTAGAGAAAACCACAACAAAGTACGCGCCTGATTTGACCTCTACGATGGCAAACAACCTGAAATCAAGGAATCAGATTGTGCCGCTCGAGCAAGAGCAATATGTAGATAGCCAGCTGATCAGTAAATCGAATACGTTTTTTACGGGGAACACCTCCGTCATGAACTTATCACATATCGAATCTTATCCTACGGGTACGGAGATGATTCGTACAGATGTGAGTTTCAATACCGATGATCAATTTGAATCAGTTCAAAAGGAAAATGACATTCCTGTTACCTATTTCTGGGAAGGGGACATGGGTGTATCAGTGGCTAAGTTTTCCAATGCTGCCCCGGGAGAAGTGTTCTACACCAGTTTCGAGGAACTGGGATCCGGTACCTTTAGTACGACCTTGTCAAAAACAGGCTTCTATTACAGAAGTGGGAACACCGTTAATTTATCATCTTTGGGCGCGCCAAGTCCTTCAAGCAATTTAATGTTGTCCTATCACTACTATGCGAATGGCGCCTGGCAATACAAAGAAGTAGATTACAATTCTTCTACGTTTGTAGAGAGCGGAGCCACCCGCATTGATGAAATAAGGATCTACCCGAAGGGCGCCTTAGTAGAAAGCTTCCAGACAGGCTTTGGTGGTCAAATGATCAGCCAAACAGATAATCAGGGTAATACCATTCGGTATGTATTGGATAGCCTTGGCAGGCTGCAATATGTCAAAGATCAGGATAATTACACACTAAAGGAATACAGCTACAACTATGGCAACTAATCAAAAAATGAACCTCAAAAGCATATTTGGGCTGCTGTTGGTGCTTCAAATGGCCTTCAGCGCAAAAGCACAAACAACTACTCAGAATTACGTCATGAGCATGACTGCTCGTGATACGACTACTTTTGCGCTCTACTATGTCCGTGGAGATGAGACGAAGGTCCAAACCGATATCACTTATGTGGATGGTTTGGGAAGAAACAAGCAAACCGTGCTAAAAGAAGCCACACCAGGTTTGAAGGATTTGGTGACTCCTTTTTTCTATGATCAAATGGGAAGAATGGATAAAGATGCGCTGCCCTATCAATCCGCAGTAGGTACAGGAGAATATCGTTCTAACATGTACAATGAACATACTGCCTATTACACGGACACCCAATCAAACGGAGAAGTAGCTAATGTAAGTTATCCATACAGTAAAAGAGCCTATGAAACTTCACCATTGAGTCGGGTCGTGGAAATGAGCGCGCCGGGATATAGCTGGAGACCTTCGGGGTTTGGAGGGACGAATGTCGTGACCAATGTATACAGGAGTAATGTTCAGGATGGCTCAAGTACCGAAGATGATATCCGTATGTTCACGGTTGACCTGTCCGATAACCAGGTTGTTACTTCAACGCAATATTATGCGACAGGTGAGCTTAATGTGGTGGAGACAAAAGATGAGGATGGGAATAGAACATATGAGTTTACGGATAAATCAGGTCAGGTAGTTTGTAAGAAAGCGGCGGTGGGAACAGCGGACGAAACGCATACCTACTATGTTTACGACATTTATAAACGGTTAACTTTTGTCATACCTCCACAGGCGGTAGAGGAAATGGGTACCAATTGGAGCTTACTCAACGATTATTCTTTCAGGGATCGTTCGTTGTTCCGATACAAGTATGATCAACGAAACCGGATGATCGAAAAGCAGGTACCCGGTGCTGGAAAGGTAGAGATGGTCTACGACAAAAGAGACCGCTTGGTATTCACTTTGGATGGTAATCGCAGAGATATTGGGTCTACTGCCAATAGCGTAGAATACGTAACAAGCGGGACTCGTACCGTGACTAGCTATGAGGGTAAAAGCTATGTAAGGTCTCCAGGAGCCAAGATATTAATCAAGAAACCTGACTTTCAAGCCTCCAAACTGGATAATTTCAGTGTCAGAAAATCGGCAACACCTTACCCAAGTGAATGGCTCTATACCAAGTATGATGAGCTGAATCGCCCGGTGATAACGGGGATCAAATCGATGACCACCACCAGGGCCGATTTACAGTCCTTGATTGATAATGATGCCAATTACGATTTTTCAGTAAGTTATGTAGGAGCAGCTGGGGGTAATGTGTATGGCTATGCTGACAGCAGTTATCCGAGTGCTTCAGGAACAGAAGTGCTAACGGTGACCTATTATGATAACTATGATTTCAAAGCTGATTTTAACTGGGAGTCGGAATATAACTATACCGGTCATTTTACTCATACCAGGGGACAAATGACGGGAGGACTTACATTACTATTGGATAGCAGCCCTGCAAATCATTTGAAATCTGTGACTTATTACGATGATCGACTAAGGCCCAAAGCGGTCATGACAGAAAATATTTTCGGGAAAGTAGATGAAGTGGTTACCACTTATAAGAATGATGTTTTGCCATTAGTGGCAAGTACTACAATGAAACATCGAAAAGATGGGTCAACCACTACAGTCCATGAAACATTCACCTATGACCATCGAGATCGGTTACTTACCCATACGCATGCTGTTGCAGGAAATGGCACAAAGACACTGTCGAGCAATACCTACAATGCCCTTGGGCAGTTGATTGAGAAAGACCTACACGATGATGTATCACCGGTACAGTCGGTGGATTACCGATATAATGAAAGAGGATGGCTTACAACCATCAATGGCGGGTCCGGAACTTTTGACGATGGCACAGATCAATTTGGCATGGAGTTGAAATACAATAATGCACCAACGCCTAATTTCAATGGCAACATTGGCCAGATGCTTTGGAAGGCCAAAGGAGGAACGGGTGTAACCACCGCCTCCCAAAACTATCAATACGGTTATGATGACCTGAACCGACTCAAGAGTGCGGATTATTCTGGTGCAGGAAACTTTGATGTGAGTAACATCACCTATGATAAGAATGGTAACATTGAAACCCTTCAGCGGAACACCATCGATAACCTGAGTTATGATTACTATGGTAACAGATTGACCCGAGTCGAAGATGCTACAAGCAACACCAGTGGGTTCGAAGACGTTTCATCAGTAGTGGGAACACAGGAATACAGGTACGATAAGAATGGCAACATGCTCAGTGATACCAACAAAGGAATCACTGCCATTGAGTATAACTATCTGAATCTACCACAACAGGTAACCCTGGATGATAATACCATCATTTCATACACGTACGATGCTGTCTTCCTCAAACACCGTCAAACGGTAGACGATGGTTCGCCGGAAACGACCACCTATTCCAATGGTTTTCATTACAAGGACAACACCCTGCAATTTCTACAACATGTCGAAGGAAGGGCCAGATACAACAGCGGCTCATGGTTATACGAATACAACCTCAATGACCATTTAGGCAATGTGCGAGTTTCCGTCAACGAATCAGGGGATGTGGTGCAAAGAGATGGGTATTATCCTTTCGGGGGGACGTTCAATAGTTCAGCCACCAGCCCCGAAAACCTTTATAAGTATCAGGGATATGAGCAACAAAAAGAGACTGATACTTACTTGACAGAGTTTAGGATTTACGATGCTTGGCTAGGAAGATGGGCACAAGTGGACCCAAAGGCTAATGAGTTCCATAGCCCTTACACGGGAATGGGAAATAATCCTTTACTTTTCATTGATCCTAGAGGAGATACAATCTTTGTTAATAGCACTGGATATATCACCAGAAATGATGAGACTGATAATCTGGTCTATACGACAAATGAAGACGGAGAATTAGTAGCGCTTGGTGAAGTTGGTGGTGAGATTAATGTAGATGACATTTATGCAAATCTACTTGAGCAAAATACTGAGGAAGCCGCAGGAATGTTGAATCCCTTCTCTTTCAGGAACAAAGTGAAAAATAAAGGAGAGTGGGATTTGAAGAATAATAAGAATACAATTTTTGGTCTTGCTAACCATACAAAAGGAGAGAAAACCACCTTTACTTTTCAGGGGGAATCAATGGAGGCTCAAGATATAGGAAACCATCATTTCGGAGCAGTTGGAGAAGCTATCGGGATTTTTCCTCAGGAATTTATGCTTAAACAAGCTGGAGAAGCTCAAATGGCTGCTGGCACATCAAGACCAGAATGGCAGGTCTACAAAGAAGAAACAAGGACCACAGTTAATATGGGTGGAGTTACGACTTATAAAAGTAAAGTACTGCAACCACCTTACGGGGATGATCCTAGAGATCAAAAGTGGATAAAAGCCGGATTCCAGTACTACAATAAAATAAGGAAATGAAAAAGCTCTTATTAGCTGTTGTGTTGATCATTATCTCTGGTCTTGCCTTCTTTTTATATCAGTGGTCAACTTTTGAAATGTTTCCTGTCGAGAGCAACTTAATCCACGAACAAAAAGAGGGCAACAATACTTACCGGATTTATTATCTAGCTGGAAATGCTACGACGGAAGAAGTGATACAATTAAAAGTAGAGAGACAAGGATACGAGTATCTGATAGAGGCTTTTGAAGGTTATAATTCGCTTAATGACTTCAAAATAGTGAATGATTCAACGGTTCAATTGACTTTGCTTGACAATAGTTACAAGAATAATAAGCCTGATACTTTAGAAATCAGAATAGACTAGTAATTAGAGCCCCGCAGTGCCGGGGCTTTTTCTTTACTGCTTCAATCTTGCCTGAATCTCCCTAAGGCATAACCAATGATGGCACCAACAAGTGTTCCAATAGTTACTCCATCTAGAATTTTAGAATAACCAAGAAATACAACCGCCCCTAGAAGGAGAAGCACAAGGCCAATATCGAACAAATAGGTAAATAAAAAGGTCTGACGGCTACTAGCAAGGTTTTTCATGATATTAGCAACAGTGACTTTATAGTTCTCACCATTTACAAACTTCCAAAATTGAACATTGGCTAGCTGCTGGCTGAAAGCCTGAACTTGTCTCTCAAACTCTTGCTTTTGCTTTTCTTCAGGCGTTTTTTTACCATCTTCAGAATTGTTTTCCTGCTGGCTCATGAGTATGCTTGTTTGGTCTTAAAATCTCTTACAAGGGCATCAATGACGGAGAAGATTTTATCTTTCTCTGAATCTGGCAGACGTTGAATGTCCTTGATCCTTTTAACTGTGTCATTGTCCAATACTTCTTCCTGATCTTCTTCACTGACTAGATAATCAAGCGAAACACCTAGCGCGTCAGCTATCCGTTTAGCATATTCAACAGACGGCATTACATCCCCTCTTTCATATTTACTAATGGCATCCCTCGAAATGCCAGTTGCTTCGGCTAAATCTACCTGAGACAGGCTTTTGAGCTTTTTAAGCTTGGTAATCTTCTCACTCAGCTTCATAGAAAATCAGCAATTACTACTAAAAACGTAAGATCGTCTACAAAACTAGTCATTTATGGTAATGAAAAAATAATATAATACTTGATTGAGTGTATAAGATCATCTAATATTGCTGAACATCCTACTTGTATA contains these protein-coding regions:
- a CDS encoding DUF6443 domain-containing protein, which codes for MATNQKMNLKSIFGLLLVLQMAFSAKAQTTTQNYVMSMTARDTTTFALYYVRGDETKVQTDITYVDGLGRNKQTVLKEATPGLKDLVTPFFYDQMGRMDKDALPYQSAVGTGEYRSNMYNEHTAYYTDTQSNGEVANVSYPYSKRAYETSPLSRVVEMSAPGYSWRPSGFGGTNVVTNVYRSNVQDGSSTEDDIRMFTVDLSDNQVVTSTQYYATGELNVVETKDEDGNRTYEFTDKSGQVVCKKAAVGTADETHTYYVYDIYKRLTFVIPPQAVEEMGTNWSLLNDYSFRDRSLFRYKYDQRNRMIEKQVPGAGKVEMVYDKRDRLVFTLDGNRRDIGSTANSVEYVTSGTRTVTSYEGKSYVRSPGAKILIKKPDFQASKLDNFSVRKSATPYPSEWLYTKYDELNRPVITGIKSMTTTRADLQSLIDNDANYDFSVSYVGAAGGNVYGYADSSYPSASGTEVLTVTYYDNYDFKADFNWESEYNYTGHFTHTRGQMTGGLTLLLDSSPANHLKSVTYYDDRLRPKAVMTENIFGKVDEVVTTYKNDVLPLVASTTMKHRKDGSTTTVHETFTYDHRDRLLTHTHAVAGNGTKTLSSNTYNALGQLIEKDLHDDVSPVQSVDYRYNERGWLTTINGGSGTFDDGTDQFGMELKYNNAPTPNFNGNIGQMLWKAKGGTGVTTASQNYQYGYDDLNRLKSADYSGAGNFDVSNITYDKNGNIETLQRNTIDNLSYDYYGNRLTRVEDATSNTSGFEDVSSVVGTQEYRYDKNGNMLSDTNKGITAIEYNYLNLPQQVTLDDNTIISYTYDAVFLKHRQTVDDGSPETTTYSNGFHYKDNTLQFLQHVEGRARYNSGSWLYEYNLNDHLGNVRVSVNESGDVVQRDGYYPFGGTFNSSATSPENLYKYQGYEQQKETDTYLTEFRIYDAWLGRWAQVDPKANEFHSPYTGMGNNPLLFIDPRGDTIFVNSTGYITRNDETDNLVYTTNEDGELVALGEVGGEINVDDIYANLLEQNTEEAAGMLNPFSFRNKVKNKGEWDLKNNKNTIFGLANHTKGEKTTFTFQGESMEAQDIGNHHFGAVGEAIGIFPQEFMLKQAGEAQMAAGTSRPEWQVYKEETRTTVNMGGVTTYKSKVLQPPYGDDPRDQKWIKAGFQYYNKIRK
- a CDS encoding helix-turn-helix transcriptional regulator, which produces MKLSEKITKLKKLKSLSQVDLAEATGISRDAISKYERGDVMPSVEYAKRIADALGVSLDYLVSEEDQEEVLDNDTVKRIKDIQRLPDSEKDKIFSVIDALVRDFKTKQAYS